A segment of the Allosaccharopolyspora coralli genome:
CAGGCTTAGAGTTGACCACAACATCTAGTAGTTACGTCGTTGTGTTTCCTCCACAGCTTGGGCCTGCATCGTGTTCGGTGTGTGATCGTCGTGGTGCGTTGCGGATCTGTCGGTGGTCTGAGTGACTATGTCCTGACGGCGGGAATTCAGGGGGACGTCACCCGCGTTGGCGAGGGCGTCAGAAGGGGGCGATCGTGCGGTGTCCGTTCTGCCGCGGCGAGGACTCGCGGGTGGTCGACTCGCGAGAGATCGACGAGGGGCAGGCGATCCGTCGGCGCCGATCCTGTTCCGCCTGCGGGCGACGGTTCACCACCGTGGAGGAGGTCGTGCTCTCGGTGGTCAAACGATCCGGGGTCACGGAGTCGTTCAGCAGGGACAAGGTGGTCCGCGGTGTCCGTCGAGCCTGCCAAGGGCGCCCTGTCGAAGAGGATGCGCTGCAGCAGTTGGCGCACAAGGTCGAGGATTCGGTGCGCTCGCAAGGGGTAGCCGAACTCCAGAGCCACGAAGTCGGCTTGGCCATCCTCGGTCCGCTCCGCGAGCTCGACGAGGTCGCCTACCTGCGGTTCGCCAGCGTCTACCGCGCCTTCTCCTCGGTCGAGGACTTCGAGCGGGAGATTCGGGATCTGCGTGCGGCAGACGTGTTAGTCGAGCCGGACGAAACGGTGGGCAGCGGTGAGTAGGAAACGACGACGGTCGTCTCGGGGCGGAGCGGGCACACGGCGACGCGCGGTCCGCCGGGCGTGGAGAGCGAACGACGACCAGATGGGACCGAACCGGACGGGGAGCCCGGACGGGGGAAAGGCACGAGCGAGCGAGGAAGAGGGTCAGGTCATGACAGAGACCGTCGGCAGTCCGGTCGGGGCCGCAGGGGAGTCGGGCTCGGGTGCCCGCGAAGGACTCCGGGTCGAGCGGGTGTTCACCACGGCAGGAGTGCACCCGTACGACGAGGTGGGCTGGGAGCGCCGGGACGTCGTGATGACGAACTGGCGAGACGGCACCGTCAATTTCGAGCAGCGCGGCGTGGAGTTCCCCGATTCCTGGTCGCTGAACGCTGTCAATATCGTGACCAGCAAGTACTTCCGTGGCGCAGTGGGCACCGAGGAGCGTGAGAGCAGCTTGCGCCAGTTGATCGACCGCGTCGTCAAGACGTATGTCGGTGCCGGCGTCGAGCAGGGCTACTTCGCCACCGACGCGGACGCGGAGGTCTTCGAGCACGAGCTGACCTGGATGCTGCTGCACCAGGTGTTCAGCTTCAACTCGCCGGTGTGGTTCAACGTCGGCACGACGTCGAAGCAGCAGGTCTCGGCATGCTTCATCCTGTCGGTCGACGACACGATGGAGTCCATCCTGGACTGGTACAAGGAAGAAGGCCTGATCTTCAAGGGAGGCTCGGGGTCGGGTCTGAACCTGTCCCGTATCCGGTCGTCGAAGGAGCTGCTCTCCTCGGGCGGGACGGCCTCCGGTCCCGTGTCGTTCATGCGCGGTGCCGACGCCTCTGCGGGCACCATCAAGTCCGGTGGGGCGACGCGGCGTGCGGCGAAGATGGTCGTGCTGGACATCGACCACCCGGACGTCGACGAGTTCATCGAGACCAAGTCCCAGGAAGAGCACAAGATTCGCGCTCTGCGGGACGCCGGATTCGACGTCGACCTCGGTGGTGCCGACATCGCCTCGGTGCAGTACCAGAACGCGAACAACTCGATCCGGGTCTCCGACGAGTTCATGCGCGCGGTCGAGAGCGACGGCGAGTTCGGTATGCGTGCGCGGACCGACGGCTCTGTCGTCGAGACCGTGCGTGCTCGCGACCTGTTTCGCAAGATGGCGCGAGCGGCGTGGGAGTGCGCCGATCCCGGAATTCAGTACGACGGAACCATCAACGACTGGCACACCAGTCCCGAGACCGGGCGTATCACCGCGTCGAACCCGTGCAGTGAGTACATGCACCTGGACAACTCCAGCTGCAACTTGGCTTCGCTGAACTTGATGAAGTTCCTGCGCGACGATCAGACCTTCGACGCTGAGGTCTTCCAGAAGGCCGTTGAGTTCGTGATCACCGCGATGGACATCTCGATCTGTTTCGCGGACTTCCCGACCGAGTCGATCGGGGACACCACTCGCCGGTTCCGGCAGCTCGGGATCGGGTACGCGAACCTGGGTGCACTGCTCATGGCGACCGGGCACGCGTACGACTCGGATGGCGGCCGTGCGCTCGCGGCGGCCGTCACCTCGCTGATGACCGGCACCGCGTACAAGCGCTCCGCCGAGATGGCCGGTGCGGTCGGAGCCTACGATGGCTACGCGCGCAACGCCGACGGCCACCGTCGGGTGATGCGCAAGCACGCGGCGGCCAACGACCTGGTGCGGACCTACCACCACAACGATGTCGCGGTACACCGGCAAGCCACGCAGGTGTGGCAGGACTGCCTTGAGATCGGTGACCGCAACGGCTGGCGTAACGCGCAGGCCTCGGTGCTGGCCCCGACGGGGACCATCGGCCTGATGATGGATTGCGACACCACGGGTATCGAACCGGACCTGGCGTTGGTCAAGTTCAAGAAGCTCGTCGGTGGCGGGTCGATGCAGATCGTCAACCAGACCGTCCCGCGCGCGCTGCACTCGCTGGGGTACCAGGAGGAGCAGGTGGAGGCGGTGGTCGAGTACATCGCCGAACACGGGCACGTCATCGACGCACCGGGTCTGCGTCCGGAGCACTACGACGTCTTCGACTGTGCGATGGGCGAACGCTCCATCGCGCCGATGGGGCACGTACGGATGATGGCGGCCGCGCAGCCGTTCCTGTCCGGTGCGATCTCCAAGACGGTGAACATGCCGGAGTCAGCCAGCATCGCCGACGTCGAGGAGATCTACTTCGAGGGCTGGCGACTGGGCCTGAAGGCGCTCGCGATCTACCGGGACAACTGCAAGGTCGGCCAGCCCTTGTCGGCGGGTAAGGGCGAGACGAAGTCCGCGGAGTCGACCTCCGACAAGCAGGTCGACAAGCCGGTCGAGTACAAGCCGATCCGCAAACGGCTGCCGAAGAAGCGCCCGAGCGAGACGATCTCGTTCACCGTCGGCGGAGCCGAGGGCTACCTGCACGCCGGGTCGTACCCAGATGACGGGCTCGGTGAGATCTTCGTCAAGCTCGGCAAGCAGGGCTCGACGCTCGCCGGTGTGATGGACGCTTTCTCGATGTCGATCTCGGTGGGTCTGCAGTACGGGATTCCGCTGGAGTTCTACATCTCGAAGTTCCAGAACCTGAGGTTCGAGCCCGCGGGTATGACCGACGACCCGGACGTGCGGATGGCCAGTAGCGTCCTCGACTATCTCTTCCGCAGGCTGGCGTTGGACTACCTGCCCTACGAGAAGCGTGCCCAGCTGGGCATCTTCACGATCGAGGAGCGCAACGCGCAGGTCAACGGGGACTATCCCTCGGACGACGTGGATCTCGACACCATGCGGTCGACGGTCGAGTCGCGTTCTGCGAGTGCCCCCGCCGAACGCGAGGAAGAACAGGACGTCGACACGCACGTCGGCAGCTCGACCGAGCTGCTGGAGCTGCGTCTGGGCAAGGCGGCCGACGCGCCGTTGTGCATGACCTGCGGGACGAAGATGCGGCCTTCGGGGTCCTGCTACCTGTGCGAGGGTTGCGGCGCTACCTCGGGGTGCAGCTGATTCGACGGCGCGGTTCTGCGCCGCTGACCGGCGGGGAGGGTGGCTTCAGGCCGCCCTCCCCGCGTTTTGTCCGGCCAGGTCGACGGTGAGGCCGATGGCGTATCGGCCGTACGTGGGCCGTTCGTTCAGCCTGTGGTCGCGCGCCAGGCCGCGCGGCCGCTATGTTGCCGTTCGCGCCGTGCGGTCGGCGACCGTGTAGGCGGTCACCGCGGCCGCCGCCGCAACGGTGCACACCGAAGGCCACGCGCCGAGTTTCCTCGCCAGCGGGTGCGACACGAACAACGCAAGCCCGTAGCTGCCGCCGACCACGACGGCCGCAGCGTTGCCTGCACGCCTGCGTGCGGATTCCGTCGCCGCGAGTCCCACGCTGCCGGCGACGAGACCGCTGAGGTGTTGATGGCGGAACACCCTCGTGACGGCGAATCCGCCGATGAGGCCCGCACCGGTGATCAAGCTGATCGGGATGCGCTGCATGAGACTCCTCGTGTCGCGTCGTTCGCGGCGACTGTACGGGTGTGTCGGCGACTGCGTCTTTCTCGTCGCGGCCCTCCGTTCCCACGAGCGGGAGGCGAGAGTTCGCCGACGGATTGACTGCCCAGCTCCCGATCGCGAGGCTGAGCGAGTCCACCCTTGTGCACTGCGAGTACGCCATGAGGCGCGTTCGTCCTGTCCTGCTGGCCGCTGTACTCGTGTTGCCGTTGGCCGCGCAGCCTGGTTCGGCGGTACCGACGTCGGCGACCGAGCCGGTGCACCCGGTCTTCGAGAACGGTGAGGCCCAGCCGGTGTTCGACGCGAGCCGGGCGGTGCACGAGGAGGTGTGGGTCGGCGCCGACGTCGACAGTGACGGTGACGGCCATGACGACAAGGTTCACGTCGAGGTGGTGCGGCCGAAGGAGTCCACCGAGGGCCTCGAGGTTCCGGTGGTCTTCCAGGCCAGTCC
Coding sequences within it:
- the nrdR gene encoding transcriptional regulator NrdR, with the protein product MRCPFCRGEDSRVVDSREIDEGQAIRRRRSCSACGRRFTTVEEVVLSVVKRSGVTESFSRDKVVRGVRRACQGRPVEEDALQQLAHKVEDSVRSQGVAELQSHEVGLAILGPLRELDEVAYLRFASVYRAFSSVEDFEREIRDLRAADVLVEPDETVGSGE
- a CDS encoding vitamin B12-dependent ribonucleotide reductase gives rise to the protein MTETVGSPVGAAGESGSGAREGLRVERVFTTAGVHPYDEVGWERRDVVMTNWRDGTVNFEQRGVEFPDSWSLNAVNIVTSKYFRGAVGTEERESSLRQLIDRVVKTYVGAGVEQGYFATDADAEVFEHELTWMLLHQVFSFNSPVWFNVGTTSKQQVSACFILSVDDTMESILDWYKEEGLIFKGGSGSGLNLSRIRSSKELLSSGGTASGPVSFMRGADASAGTIKSGGATRRAAKMVVLDIDHPDVDEFIETKSQEEHKIRALRDAGFDVDLGGADIASVQYQNANNSIRVSDEFMRAVESDGEFGMRARTDGSVVETVRARDLFRKMARAAWECADPGIQYDGTINDWHTSPETGRITASNPCSEYMHLDNSSCNLASLNLMKFLRDDQTFDAEVFQKAVEFVITAMDISICFADFPTESIGDTTRRFRQLGIGYANLGALLMATGHAYDSDGGRALAAAVTSLMTGTAYKRSAEMAGAVGAYDGYARNADGHRRVMRKHAAANDLVRTYHHNDVAVHRQATQVWQDCLEIGDRNGWRNAQASVLAPTGTIGLMMDCDTTGIEPDLALVKFKKLVGGGSMQIVNQTVPRALHSLGYQEEQVEAVVEYIAEHGHVIDAPGLRPEHYDVFDCAMGERSIAPMGHVRMMAAAQPFLSGAISKTVNMPESASIADVEEIYFEGWRLGLKALAIYRDNCKVGQPLSAGKGETKSAESTSDKQVDKPVEYKPIRKRLPKKRPSETISFTVGGAEGYLHAGSYPDDGLGEIFVKLGKQGSTLAGVMDAFSMSISVGLQYGIPLEFYISKFQNLRFEPAGMTDDPDVRMASSVLDYLFRRLALDYLPYEKRAQLGIFTIEERNAQVNGDYPSDDVDLDTMRSTVESRSASAPAEREEEQDVDTHVGSSTELLELRLGKAADAPLCMTCGTKMRPSGSCYLCEGCGATSGCS